The genomic DNA AGAGGCTGGATATCGATGAATGTTTTCAAGTTTTTTGGACACACTGCTTTTTCCATTGGATTACCAGGTACAGAAGGTTTTTATACACTCAGAAAAAGAGGACCAGAGGATTTTAAGGAGCTCGTGTTTAAGGATGATAAGCTCGTGGGAGCGAGATTTATAGATATAGAGATTGATCCTGGTGTTTTCCGGTATCTGATCGAAGGGGCAATAGATGTGGAGCAGAAAGAAATGCTCTTCGACAGGCCACGTGAAGTAAGCCTGTGGTTAATGATGGAGAATGAACAGGGGACCAGGATTAAATGACGCGGAGAAGTGAGGAGAAGAATGGGTTATGATGTTTTAGAGCGCAGGGAGAACATCTGTCCGCCAGGCTGTTCGCTCTGTGAAGAGGCATGTAGCAAGAGAACAGCGAAAATGGACTCCCCCGTCATACGGCACATCAATGTACCTGAGGTTGGGTATCATGGAGTGGTTACCTGTACACAGTGCGGTGAACCAGAGTGCATGGAAATATGTCCGAGTCGTGCGATACTCAAAAATGCTGATGATGGGGTAGTGCGGATAGATGAAGACAGGTGTGTTGGCTGTGGCATGTGCACCCTTGCCTGTCCTTATGGAGGGTTAACATACAGTGTAGAGCGTCGAAAGACAATAAAATGTGATATGTGTGGTGGTGACCCTGCGTGTGTGAAGGCATGCCCATATGGTGCGATAGATTTGCTCCAAAGTAAGAAGATCAAAGGTTATCTATCAAATCAGGATTTTCTTTCACCCGGAACACGTGCATGTCCTGGATGTGCTGCAGAACTTTCTTATCGGTCTACACTAAAACTTTTGGGAACGTATAAGGATGTAATTGTTTTTGGATGTCCGGGCTGTATGACAATTCTGATGAATGGTTTCGGGACAATGCCCGGTAGCCGGGCTACCTATGTATCATGTCTTTTTACAAATGTTTTCTCAAGTATGACAGGTGTGTACAGATATTACCGCCATAAAGGGCGGAAAGTAAAACTTGTGGCATTTGTTGGTGATGGCTGTGTCTCGGATGTGAGTTTCCAGACACTATCAGGTGCAGCGGAGAGGGGGGAGAATATCGTTACGGTATGTTACGATAATGAAGGTTACCAGAATACAGGCAATCAGCGAAGCAGTACTACCCCCCAAGGGGCGCGCACCTACACTTCACCTGTTGGAATTACGCGCAAAGGAAAACAGCAGAACAGTAAGGATGTGCCATTGATAATGGTTTCACATAACATACCTTATGTGGCTACCGCAACCATTGCATACCAGGAGGATTACCTAAAAAAATTAACAAAGGCAATGAACGTTGAAAATGGTACATCATATA from Pseudomonadota bacterium includes the following:
- a CDS encoding thiamine pyrophosphate-dependent enzyme — its product is MGYDVLERRENICPPGCSLCEEACSKRTAKMDSPVIRHINVPEVGYHGVVTCTQCGEPECMEICPSRAILKNADDGVVRIDEDRCVGCGMCTLACPYGGLTYSVERRKTIKCDMCGGDPACVKACPYGAIDLLQSKKIKGYLSNQDFLSPGTRACPGCAAELSYRSTLKLLGTYKDVIVFGCPGCMTILMNGFGTMPGSRATYVSCLFTNVFSSMTGVYRYYRHKGRKVKLVAFVGDGCVSDVSFQTLSGAAERGENIVTVCYDNEGYQNTGNQRSSTTPQGARTYTSPVGITRKGKQQNSKDVPLIMVSHNIPYVATATIAYQEDYLKKLTKAMNVENGTSYIHLLAPCPPGWGTSGDSAIEISRLSVETNYFPLWECEDGKLRFTYEPPVQKPVKEFIKLQGRFSHFREKEIEELQQSVNSRFKHIKALSTLG